A single Oncorhynchus tshawytscha isolate Ot180627B linkage group LG01, Otsh_v2.0, whole genome shotgun sequence DNA region contains:
- the LOC112252099 gene encoding U1 small nuclear ribonucleoprotein 70 kDa, whose product MTQFLPPNLLALFAPRDPIPFLTQLEKLPHEKHHNQPYCGIAPFIRHFEDPRDAPPPTRAETRDERLERKRREKIERRQTVVETELKLWDPHNDPNAQGDAFKTLFVARVNYDTTESKLRREFEVYGPIKRIYIVYNKRSGKPRGYAFIEYEHERDMHSAYKHADGKKIDGRRVLVDVERGRTVKGWHPRRLGGGLGGTRRGGADVNIKHSGRDDTSRYDDHPPIGGERERERGPEPRGERRERSRERERGVEKERGGERRRSRSRERRRRSSRSRERGDRGLVQAGPAEESVGGGRRRDRERERGGGGPGGDSHSRERSRDKGERKRRSRSRERKRDRERGKGGEGDEGLVLGDGMIGEGGERMPEEPSVGEEVGEERGGRERDRDRERDRDRRRSHRDKDRERDRERHRGDREKDREHKRDRERGGGERREDRHGSLLLPSAEQNDVGNGEEGDAPPQPEENSQDGLMMDQESVQSGEGYVSNENGYKVETQAEEY is encoded by the exons ATGACCCAGTTTTTACCCCCCAATCTGCTGGCCCTATTTGCGCCGCGGGACCCCATACCATTTCTGACCCAGTTGGAGAAGCTTCCACATGAGAAACACCACAACCAGCCATACTGTGGAATTGCTCCCTTCATCAGGCACTTTGAA GATCCCAGAGATGCCCCTCCCCCTACTAGGGCAGAAACTCGTGATGAGAGGTTGGAGAGAAAG aggagggagaagatcGAGAGGAGGCAGACGGTTGTGGAGACAGAACTAAAACTCT GGGATCCACACAATGACCCCAATGCTCAGGGGGATGCCTTCAAGACCCTGTTTGTGGCTCGTGTT AATTATGACACAACGGAATCCAAGCTTCGCCGTGAGTTTGAGGTCTATGGACCCATCAAAAGG ATCTACATAGTCTACAACAAGCGGTCAGGGAAGCCCAGAGGCTACGCCTTCATAGAGTACGAGCACGAGAGAGACATGCACT ctGCCTACAAGCATGCAGACGGGAAGAAGATCGACGGAAGGAGAGTGCTGGTGGATGTGGAGAGAGGCCGCACTGTGAAGGGATGGCATCCCCGCAGGCTAG GCGGTGGTCTTGGTGGGACAAGGAGAGGTGGGGCTGACGTCAACATCAAGCACTCTGGAAGAGACGACACCTCACGTTATGATGACCACCCCCCAATTGGAGG GGAACGTGAGCGCGAACGTGGACCCGAGCCCAGAGGGGAACGCAGAGAGCGCAGCCGTGAGCGCGAACGGGGGGTGGAGAAAGAGCGCGGTGGCGAGAGACGGAGGTCCCGGTCCCGGGAAAGACGCAGGCGCAGCTCTCGCTCCAGGGAGAGGGGTGACAGGGGTCTGGTCCAGGCTGGGCCCGCAGAGGAGAGCGTAGGGGGTGGCAGGAGacgagaccgagagagggagcgGGGGGGAGGAGGGCCAGGGGGAGACAGTCATagcagggagaggagcagagacaaaggtgaaaggaagaggaggagccgcAGTCGAGAGCGCAAGCGAGACCGGGAGAGGGGCAAGGGTGGCGAAGGTGATGAGGGCTTGGTGCTAGGAGATGGTAtgataggggagggaggagagaggatgcctgAAGAGCCTAGTGTGGGtgaggaagtgggagaggagcGCGGCGGGAGGGAGCGTGACAGAGACAGGGAGCGGGACCGTGACCGGAGGCGCAGCCACAGGGACAAGGACCGTGAGAGGGACCGTGAGAGGCACAGGGGCgacagggagaaagacagggagcataagagagacagggagcgggGTGGCGGGGAGCGCAGGGAGGACCGGCATGGCTCTCTCCTGCTCCCCTCGGCCGAGCAGAACGACGTGGGTAACGGGGAGGAGGGCGACGCGCCGCCCCAGCCAGAGGAGAACAGCCAGGATGGGTTGATGATGGACCAAGAGTCGGTGCAATCGGGGGAGGGTTACGTTTCCAATGAGAACGGCTACAAGGTAGAGACCCAGGCAGAAGAGTATTAA